The following proteins are encoded in a genomic region of Ictalurus furcatus strain D&B chromosome 6, Billie_1.0, whole genome shotgun sequence:
- the LOC128608524 gene encoding uncharacterized protein LOC128608524 isoform X1, with the protein MSAVSPVLSADEDSLELHMVQLELEDVEKQIRGLLNKQIQLLERQTALETSCASSHISKVSTQRGISTPSPSTLCVSLCRDRAPRTFPAVVSVTPAPTHLGPWVNQRQKARAGPSPPPVFEIPTRNRFAPLRQTRPNAVIFGDSIVRNVRVASSKGKVRTHCFSGACVLDVAAQVSGILKKDERIGAVVLHAGTNNTRLRQTEVLKRDFYSLIETVRGRSPTAKIIVSGPLPT; encoded by the coding sequence atgtctgctgtctctccggttttgagtgcagatgaggactcgctcgagcttcacatggtgcagctggaactggaggatgtggagaagcagatccgcgGCCTACTCAACAAGCAGAtccagctgctggagcgacaaactgcgctggaaacatcttgtgcctcttcccacatatccaaggtaagcacacagcgtggtatttccactcccagcccctctacgctgtgtgtttctctgtgcagggaccgtgcacctaggactttcccagccgtggtctccgtcacgccggcgccaacacacctcgggccttgggtgaaccagcggcAGAAGGCACGGGctggaccctctccacctccggtgttcgagattccaaccaggaaccgcttcgcccctctccgtcagaccagacccaacgctgtgatcttcggggactccattgtgcggaacgtccgtgtagcctcatctaaaggtaaggtgcgcacacactgtttttctggtgcttgtgtccttgatgtcgctgcgcaggtatccgggatcctgaagaaggatgagcgcattggagcggttgtgctgcacgcggggacgaacaacaccaggctgcggcagacggaggttctgaagagggacttctacagcctgatcgagacggtacgaggcagatcacccaccgcgaagatcatcgtctctggacctcttcccacataa
- the LOC128608524 gene encoding uncharacterized protein LOC128608524 isoform X2, whose amino-acid sequence MSAVSPVLSADEDSLELHMVQLELEDVEKQIRGLLNKQIQLLERQTALETSCASSHISKVSTQRGISTPSPSTLCVSLCRDRAPRTFPAVVSVTPAPTHLGPWVNQRQKARAGPSPPPVFEIPTRNRFAPLRQTRPNAVIFGDSIVRNVRVASSKGKVRTHCFSGACVLDVAAQVSGILKKDERIGAVVLHAGTNNTRLRQTEVLKRDFYSLIETVVSS is encoded by the exons atgtctgctgtctctccggttttgagtgcagatgaggactcgctcgagcttcacatggtgcagctggaactggaggatgtggagaagcagatccgcgGCCTACTCAACAAGCAGAtccagctgctggagcgacaaactgcgctggaaacatcttgtgcctcttcccacatatccaaggtaagcacacagcgtggtatttccactcccagcccctctacgctgtgtgtttctctgtgcagggaccgtgcacctaggactttcccagccgtggtctccgtcacgccggcgccaacacacctcgggccttgggtgaaccagcggcAGAAGGCACGGGctggaccctctccacctccggtgttcgagattccaaccaggaaccgcttcgcccctctccgtcagaccagacccaacgctgtgatcttcggggactccattgtgcggaacgtccgtgtagcctcatctaaaggtaaggtgcgcacacactgtttttctggtgcttgtgtccttgatgtcgctgcgcaggtatccgggatcctgaagaaggatgagcgcattggagcggttgtgctgcacgcggggacgaacaacaccaggctgcggcagacggaggttctgaagagggacttctacagcctgatcgagacg gttgtttcgtcctga